The following coding sequences lie in one Arachis ipaensis cultivar K30076 chromosome B03, Araip1.1, whole genome shotgun sequence genomic window:
- the LOC107629815 gene encoding sucrose transport protein SUC3-like isoform X1, protein MISLATIGYLFGDTSEHSHLKLTEQELLLYLFLGSGCWILPTTLCRDQLGHFWLMTFSGPDQHNVVNAIFCSWMAVGNILEYSAGASGKWNR, encoded by the exons ATGATTTCCTTGGCT ACGATTGGATATTTATTCGGAGATACAAGTGAGCATT CACATTTAAAGTTAACCGAACAAGAGCTGCTCTTGTATTTATTTTTGGGTTCTGGATGCTGGATCTTGCCAACAACACTGTGCAG GGACCAGCTTGGGCACTTTTGGCTGATGACCTTTTCAG GTCCTGATCAACACAATGTAGTAAATGCTATATTTTGTTCATGGATGGCAGTTGGCAATATCCTGGAATATTCTGCTGGTGCTAGTGGAAAGTGGAACAG ATAG
- the LOC107629815 gene encoding uncharacterized protein LOC107629815 isoform X2, producing MISLATIGYLFGDTSEHSHLKLTEQELLLYLFLGSGCWILPTTLCRDQLGHFWLMTFSVGNILEYSAGASGKWNR from the exons ATGATTTCCTTGGCT ACGATTGGATATTTATTCGGAGATACAAGTGAGCATT CACATTTAAAGTTAACCGAACAAGAGCTGCTCTTGTATTTATTTTTGGGTTCTGGATGCTGGATCTTGCCAACAACACTGTGCAG GGACCAGCTTGGGCACTTTTGGCTGATGACCTTTTCAG TTGGCAATATCCTGGAATATTCTGCTGGTGCTAGTGGAAAGTGGAACAG ATAG